A window from Corynebacterium singulare encodes these proteins:
- a CDS encoding excisionase family DNA-binding protein → MNEAQNHRPHVTLPPQNLEAMRDVSRFLEQQSGPTALVGPDGQAVNLPGEVLRALSDVAREMRQGKAITVAPVDQLLTTQEAADVLGISRPTLVKKLEDGSIAFERTTGGKHRRVRLVDVLRYRDGQRAERRKALRELVSEAQRVGAYDAGTDDVGAEDIALSLKDARKEAAKKERRG, encoded by the coding sequence ATGAATGAGGCGCAGAACCACCGCCCCCACGTGACTCTTCCGCCGCAAAACCTAGAGGCCATGCGCGATGTGAGCAGGTTCTTAGAGCAGCAGTCGGGACCTACTGCGCTAGTGGGGCCCGACGGGCAAGCGGTAAATCTGCCCGGCGAGGTGCTGAGGGCGTTGTCAGACGTTGCTCGTGAGATGAGGCAGGGAAAGGCCATTACTGTCGCACCTGTGGACCAGTTGCTCACGACGCAGGAAGCAGCAGATGTCCTGGGCATCAGTAGGCCGACTTTGGTGAAGAAGCTTGAGGATGGATCGATAGCATTTGAGCGCACCACCGGTGGCAAGCATAGGAGGGTTAGGCTCGTTGACGTGCTGCGGTACCGGGATGGGCAGAGGGCTGAACGTCGCAAAGCACTGCGAGAGCTAGTCTCTGAGGCGCAGCGCGTTGGCGCCTATGACGCGGGTACAGATGATGTAGGTGCTGAGGATATTGCCTTGTCCCTCAAGGACGCACGCAAGGAAGCGGCAAAGAAAGAGCGGCGTGGCTAG